The Natrinema saccharevitans genome includes the window AAAAGAGCGAGGCGCAACGCGCCTCGGAGACGTCGAGCGGTGAGGAACCGCGAGACGACGAGACCAGTTTCGAGTCACAGTACTTCTACCGCGACGAGGACGGCAACGAGGCCGAACGCGTCTGGGAGGAAGACGCCGCGGACGAGGTCTACGAGACGCTCGCCGATCGCGAGAGCGCGACCGTCGTCGACGTCAACCGCCGGACCCGCACCGACACGCCCCCGGAGCCGTTCAACACCACCCAGTTCATCCGCGCCGCGGGCGCCATCGGCTACTCGGCCAAGCGCGCGATGTCGATCGCCGAGGACCTCTACACCGCCGGCTACATTACGTACCCGCGGACCGACAACACCGTCTACCCCGACGACCTCGATCCCGAGGAACTGTTAGACGAGTTCACCGGGCACTCGACGCTCGGCGACGCCGCCGAATCGCTGCTCGAGGCCGACGAGATCACCCCGACGGAAGGCGACGAGGAGACGACCGACCACCCGCCGATCCACCCGACGGGCGAGATCCCCGCCCGCGGCGACGTCTCCGACGACGAGTGGGAGGTCTTCGAACTCGTCGTTCGGCGGTTCTACGCGACGGTCGCCGACGCCGCGAAGTGGGAACACCTCAAGGTCGTCGTCGCAGTCGACGACTACCGCCTGAAGGCAAACGGCAAGCGGCTGGTCGAGCCCGGCTACCACGACGTCTACCCCTACTTCTCCACGACGGAGAACTTCGTCCCCGACGTCGACGAGGGCGAGGAACTGGCGCTCTCCGACGTCGAACTCGAGGCCAAACAGACCCAGCCGCCGCGTCGATACGGCCAGTCGCGGCTCATCGAGACCATGGAGGATATGGGAATCGGGACCAAATCGACCAGACATAACACGTTAGAGAAACTTTACGACCGGGGCTACATCGAGAGCGATCCGCCGCGCCCGACCAAGCTCGCGATGGCCGTCGTCGACGCGGCCGAGAACTACGCCGACCGCGTCGTCAGCGAGGAGATGACGGCCCAGCTCGAGGCAGACATGGACGCCATCGCGAACGGCGAGGCGACGCTCGACGACGTGACCGACGAATCGCGCGAGATGCTCGAGGAGATCTTCGAGAACCTCGCCGAGTCGCGCGAGGAGATCGGCGACCACCTCCGGAAGTCGCTGAAAGACGACAAGCGACTCGGCCCCTGTCCCGAGTGCGGCGAGGACCTGCTCGTCCGGCGGAGCCGCCACGGCTCGTACTTCATCGGCTGTGACGGGTATCCAGACTGCGAGAACACGCTGCCGCTGCCGTCGACGGGCAAGCCGCTCATCCTCGAGGAGGAGTGCGAGGAACACGGCCTGAACGAAGTCAAGATGCTCGCGGGCCGACAGACGTTCGTCCACGGCTGCCCGCTCTGCAAGGCCGAGGACGCCGGCGAGGGGCCGATACTGGGTGACTGTCCCGAGTGCGGCGAGGAACACGGGGGCGAACTCGCGATCAAGACGCTCCAGAACGGCTCCCGACTCGTCGGCTGTACCCGCTATCCCGACTGCGAGTACTCGCTGCCGCTGCCCCGCCGCGGCGAGATCGAGGTCACCGACGAGTACTGCGACGACCACGACCTGCCAGAACTCGTCGTCCACAGCGGCGACGAGCCCTGGGAACTGGGCTGTCCGATCTGTAACTATCAGGAGTTTCAGGCCCGCGAAAGCGATTCCGGCTCCGATCTCGAGGCACTGGACGGCGTCGGAGCCAAGACCGTCGAAAAGCTCGCCGCCGCGGGGATCGAAGACCTCGAGGACCTGACCGACGCCGACCCCGACGCGGTCGCGGACGACGTCGAGGGCGTCAGCGCCGATCGCATCCGCAGCTGGCAGGCGAAGGCCTGACCGGCCGTCACGACGAGTCTCCCGGTGGGTCGGTCTCGTCGGCGGCGGTCCCGCGCCGGTTCGGCATCTCGAATCCGGGGCGAGGCGGCGAGAACGAGTCGGCCGGCGTGAGAATAGTCACGTTCGACCCGGCGGCGGCCGATCAGGCCGTCGCGGATTCGTTGGTCTCGGCCCCGTCGTCGCTCCCGTCGAACGACTCGAACGCGTCCTCGACCGCCCGAACGATGTCGTCGCTGGATCCGAGCCCGCTCTTCTCCCAGCGTTTCTCGCCCGTTTCGTCGACAATGATCGTCACCGGATAGCCGAAGATACCGTAGTGCGCCGCCAGCGACGACGTGGTGTCGCGGCCGACGTACCAGTTCCCGTCGTGGTTTCGCCACCAGGTCCGGAGTTCGTCGTCCGGCATGGTATCCGCCGACTGGTAGGTGACCGAGAGGACCGTGAGATCGTCCCCGTAGTCGTCGACGAGCCGTGAGCGGGCCTCGGCGAGGCGCGGCATCTGTGCCTGGCACTTGCCACAGCCCGTTGCGAAGAACTCGACGAGCGTGATCCCGTCGTTGGGAACCGTCACCGTTCCGCCGTCGCTACCGCGAGCGTCGATCGTCTCGACTTCGATCGGCCACTCGGAGCCCTCGTCGTCGTCGTCCGTGTCGGCCGCCGGTTCCTCGCCGAACGACGGAAGTCCGCCGAGAACGATCCCGGTCCCGGCCGCGAGAATGCCGACGCTACCGGCGCCAGCGAGCAACTCTCGCCGTCTCATCGCTGGTTCACCACCGCGATGTGGACTGGGGAGCCGATGATACCGGCCGGTCGGGTCCGAGCGTCACTCATACGCTATAATACGGGCCGAAGAGGAAAAAAGGACACTGGTCCGCACGTCGAACGCACCGGCGGCGGGGACACGGACTAAGGGGACTCCGGTCGTCGGGACACCCGTGAACGACGACCGCGAGCGCTGGAACGAGCGGTACGAAGACGGGGATCGCGAGCCGCGTGACGATCCCATACCGATCCTCGAGCGCCGGATCGAAACGCTTCCCGACGGCCGCGCGCTGGACGTGGCGACCGGAACCGGCCGGAACGCGCTCTTTCTGGCCGACCACGGCTACGACGTCGACGCGGTCGACGTCTCCGACGAGGCCATCGCGACGGCGCGCGAGCGGGCCGCCGAACGCGGCCTCGAGGTCGACTGGACCCGAGCCGACGTGGCCGAGTTCGAACCGGAACCGGGCCGGTACGACCTGATCGTCGTGAGCTACTTCTCCGGCCTCGAGCACCTGCCGGCGCTCAAGGAGGCGCTCGCGCCCGGGGGTGTCCTCGCCTACGAACACCATCTCCGCTCGCGCGACCCGGTCGCGGGTCCATCGACCGACCGTCATCGATATCGCTCGAACGACCTGCTCCGGGCGTGTCTCGACCTGACGGTCCTCTCGTACACGGAGCGACGGCGGCCGACCGACGACGGGGAGCCGGTCGCGGTCGCGACGCTGCTCGCCAGACGCTCGAGCGGCGGGACGCAGTCGTATCCGTTCGTCCCGGACGACGCGCTCGAGCCGTAACCAGGAAATCGACCGCTCGAGTGGGTCGGCGCGACCGACGGGAGTCCGACCGAGCGGCGATCAGCCGTCGGTCCGGTTGCCCGCGCTTTCGTTGCCCTCGTCCGAGCCGCCGGCGTCCGCTTCGAGGATGTCACGGACGGTCGCGGTGACGGTGCCGGGTGAACTCCTGCCGCGATTGCGCCAGTGGACCGTCCCCGCACTGCCGACGAGGATCGTCGTCGGATAGCCGTCGATGCCGTAGTAGTCGTAGCAGGTCCCGGGCACGTCACGGCCCAGCCACCAGTTCCCCCCGTTCGCCTCGAACCAGGTGGCCAGTTCGTCGTCGGTCGGCGAGGGGCCGCTGGTCCCGTCGGTCACGGAGAGGAATCGCACGTCCGGATCCGCCCCGCCGACGGCGTACCCCCCGCCCTCGAGCCGGGACGCGGCCTCGGCGAGCGTCGAGAGAAACCCCCGGCTGGTCGGACACTCGGTCCGGGTGAAGTTACAGAGGAGCGGCCGACTCGAGTCGGGGATCGTGACCGTTCCGGCCTCGCTACCCGTCGCGTCGAGGGTGGCGATTTCGAAGGGGGGCTCGACCGGCGCGTCGTCCGACTCACCGTTCCCCTCGTCGGGCCCGCTGAGACAGCCGACCAGCGCCGTCGTCGCGGCCGCCGTCGCGAGCAGGTGTCGGCGTTTCATCGCGATCCCGTCCCTCCGTCGCACCGATGCCGGACGACCGTCCGTCCGACACGAGCGCCGCCGATCGCCCCCATGCTACAATTTCCCATTCCTTCCATACCGCTCGTATGGACGCCCCGCGCAAAGAGTCACTGATCGCGACAGGTCCGGCGGCGACTTCGTCGCCGGTCGTGTCCCCGACCGTACAGCGGCCATCGGACCGCCGCCAGCGCGACCGGTTCGTCGTGTTTTTCACGCCGTGGTTCCCATCCGAAACCGACAGCCGTGATCGAACTCGTCGTGACGGGACTGGCCGGCGTGGTCTTCGGGCTCGCGCTCGCGGCCCCGCCGGGACCGATGAACGCCATCATCGCCGAGGAGAGCGTCGTTCGCGGCTGGCCCGCCGGCTTCCGGGCCGGACTCGGTGCCATGCTGGCCGACGCGGTCTTTTTCGGCCTCACGCTCGCGGGGTTCGTCGCCGTGATCGACCGCGTTTCTGTCGTCCGACCCGCGCTCTATCTCGCCGGCGGTGTCCTCATGCTGTACTTCGCGGTCGGTGCGGTCCGGGAGGCCCGGACTGCGAGTTCGTTTACCGACGCCGACCGGGGCGTCTCGCGGGGGTTTCGCAAGACGTTCGTCCTCTCGCTGACCAACCCCTACCAGATCGGCTTCTGGCTCACCGTCGGCGTCGGCCTGCTCGAGCCCGGGACGCTCGACGTGCTGGCGTACGCGCCGGCCGTCGGGGAGCTACTCGAGGGGGTCCTCGTCGTCCGAACCGGCTCGCCCGCGCTGTTGCTCGGCTTCTTCGGCGGGATCGGCTGCTGGATCGTGGGCTACCCGGCGGCGCTGGTCGGGGCCGGGCGACGCGTCGACGCGTTCGCCCCCCTCGTCGCGGCGGGCAGTGCCGTCGTCCTCGCGGGGTTCGGGCTCGCCTTCCTGGGGCTGGGAGCGGTGCAGTTCGTCTGAGCCGCGGACGCTACGGGAGACGGTTTGGGTTACCGGCCGCCTCGCGGGCTACCACCTGAGCAGTTCGAACCGGCCGTCGTTGCCGGCCGTCTCGCGTCCCTCACGCTCCGATGCCGACCCGTCGGTCGTTCGGCGTTAGCCCCGGACGACGCGTTCCCGAGGCCCGTCGTCGCGTTCTCGAGCATCGGCAACTGGAAGCCGAAGCCGCTAACGAGGTCGAACGCCTCGCCGGGGCTATCGAAGAGGTCGAAGAATCCATCGCCGACGCATTCGATTCCGGCGACGACCTCGACGATCGACCGATCCTCGAGCGAACCGATCATCTCGGCCCGATCGACCAGCCCGATCCCGTCAGCGGTCCCGCGTGAAGCCGAACCCAGATCTCCGCGCCGTCGTCCGAACCGATCGTGAACTCGGACCCCTCGCCGGTGAAACAGGTCGATACCGGCTGGCCGTCCGCCTCGCCGGCGGTCTGGAGCGTCGGAGTCGATTGCCCCGCGGTCGCCGCGGCGGGGGCAGCGGCGAGAAGCGCGATACAGCCGACGGTAAGGGCTGCGATAGCCGTCGATCGAGAGGGGCGTCCCATTACCTACGGTCTCGCGACTATGTCTGTAAGAACCCACTGGCCGACTGGTCTCCCGTTCAACACGTTGCTATCGTGTCGGGACCGACACGCCGTCGGCCGACGAGAATCGACGCGAGCGCCGCCGACTCACTCGCCCAGCGCGGCGATCTCGTCCTCGAGCCACTCGCTGAACCACCTGACGCGTTTCAGGCGCTGGTGGGCGATGCCTTCCGCGGTGTCGCTCCGGACGCGCGAGGCGGCGTCGTAGCCCCGCTCCAAGACGCGCTCGACCATCTCGTCGCAGTCCATGTGCGTGCGGGCCTCGTAGCCCATCCGCAACAGCATCAACGCCGTCCCGTTCGCGCCGACCTTGTCGAGCAGGTCGGCCTCGATGAGACACTGCGTCTCCAGATCGAGGTCCGTCAGGTCGCCCTGATAGGAGTGGTGTTCGATGGCGCGACACACCTGCTGGATGAACGACTCGGGGTAGTCCGCGCGGGACTCGAGGTACTCCCGGGCGACCCGGGCCCCGGCCTCGGCGTGGAGTTCCTGATCGGTCTCGAGTTTGGCCACGTCGTGAAAGAGGGCGGCGACGCGCGTGACGTCGACGTCGGCGCCTTCCTCCTCGGCGATCTCGGTCGCGAGATCGACCACGTTGAGGATGTGGTTGTGTCGGTACTCGGCGGAGTGCCACGGGTACCAGCGCATGCGGCCGCCCTCCTCTTCCTTCTCGACGCTGGCCGCGAGATACTCGAAGACGAATCCTTTCATCTCCTCGAGTTCGGCGTCTGACACCCGCGCCTCCTTTATTTCGACGCCCACGATAGATCCCTCCGCAGTAGACGAACGATAGTCATTGACTGAATGTTCGGTCGTTTCGCTCTTTAGCCTTTGGTTCGTGACGGTTTCGCCCGCTCGTGATAGTCACGAGCCAAAGAGCGTCCCCGACCGACGGCCGCGACACCGACGAACACGGCCCGACGAAATCCCGACGCTCCGCCGGGGACTCCCACTATCTTCCGTTAAAGTCAAACAGTGGGCTCGGGAAGTAGGGGGTATGAGCAGCGAACAGGAAGCGGAGTCGATTCGGTGTCTCGTCGCCAAAGTCGGCCTCGACGGTCACGATCGCGGCGCGCACGTCATCGCGCGCGCGTTCCGGGATGCCGGCTTCGAGGTCATCTACTCCGGGCTCCACAAAGCGCCCGACGAAATCGTCCAAGCCGCGGTCCAAGAGGACGTCGACGTCCTCGGCATCTCCATCCTCTCGGGGGCCCACGACACGCTGGTCCCGAAGATCATGGACGGGCTCGAGGAGTACGGTGCGGCCGAGGACACGCTCGTGCTGGCCGGCGGCGTCATTCCCGAGGAGGACCGCGACGAACTCAGAGAACAGGGCGTCGCAGCCATCTTCGGTCCCGGTACCTCCGTCGAAGAGACCATCGAGTTCGTCCGCGAGAACGCGCCCCAGCGATGAGCATGGACGCCGACGACCGGTCGCTCCTTGAGGACCTGCTCGCGGGGGAACACCGCGCGCTGGCCCGCGTGATCTCGAAAATCGAGAACCGCGCGCCGGGCTATCGCGATCTCGTTTCGGAGCTGTACGCCCACACCGGGAACGCGGACGTGATCGGGATCACCGGCTCGCCGGGCGCGGGCAAGTCGACGCTGGTCGACAAACTCGCCGAGACCTACCGCGACCGGGGCGAGACGGTCGGCGTCATCGCAATCGACCCCTCCTCGCCCTTTACCGGCGGGGCGGTACTCGGCGACCGCATCCGGATGGCCTCCACGGTGGGCGACATGGACGTTTTCGTCCGGTCGATGAGCGCCCGCGGGACGCTGGGCGGGCTCTCGACCGCGACCGCGGACGCGGTCAAGGCGATGGACGCCTTCGGAAAGGACAAGATCATCATCGAGACCGTCGGTGCCGGGCAAAACGAGATCGACATCGTCCGGACCGCCGACACCGTCGCCGTCCTCGTCCCGCCAGGCTCGGGCGACGACATCCAGACGCTGAAAGCCGGCATCCTCGAGATCGGCGACGTCTTCGTCGTCAACAAGGCCGACCGCGACGGCGCGGACCGGACGGTACAGGAACTGCGTGACATGGTCCAACTCGGCGACGAGAGCGGGTTCGACGGTGGCGGCGGCCACCACAGCCAGGAGATCATCGACGCACACGACGACTGGGACGGCGAGTCCGCCGACGCCGACGAGACCGACGAGGGCTGGACGCCGCCGATCGTCGAGACCGTCGCCATCCACGGCACCGGCGTCGACGCGTTCATCGACGAACTCGCGGCCCATCGGCACTACCTCGTCGACTCCGGCGAACACGCCGAACAGGTGCGTACGCGTTACGCCGAGGAGATCCGCACCCTCTTGCGCGAGGACGTCCACACCATGCTCGAGGACGAACTCGCCGCCGCCGGCGGGATCGACGACCTCGCCGAAGCCGTTCGGCAGGGTGAGACCGATCCCTACTCGATCGCGACCGACGTGCTCGAGCCCGTCGAGGCCTGTCTCGAGAATCTCGAGACCGACACCCGCGAGTGAAGCCGGGGCCTCCCCGAACCGGAGGCCTAAGTCCGTTGGCAGCGTACGGAGACGTATGAAAGCCCGAACAGTCCTCGGCGCAGCCCTCGGAACCGTCGGTGGAGCCGTCCTCGGGAACCGCCTCCTGAAGCGGCGGGCGGGCGACCTCGAGACCCCGCTGGTCGGTATCGAACGGACGTATCGCTGGCGCGGGATCGAGACGCAGTATACGGTCGCCGGCGACCCCAACGACCCCGACATGCTGCTCCTTCACGGGGTCTACGCGGGTGCGAGCAGCCACGAGTTCGAGTCGCTCGTCGACCGGCTGGCGGAGAACTACCACGTCTACGCGGTCGATCTGCCCGGCTTCGGCCGCTCGGAGCGACCGCCGCTGGTCTACTCCGCAACGCTGTACGCCGAGTTCGTCCGCGACTTCGCGAGCGAGGTGACCGACGCGCCGATCGTCGTCGCCTCCTCGTTGTCGGGCACGTTCGCCGTCGAGGCCGCCGACGAGACCGACTTCGAATGCCTCGTGTTGATCTGTCCGACCGGCGAGACGGCGGACGAACGGCCGTGGGTCCGCACCCTCCTGCGGACGCCGATCGTCGGCACGACGCTGTACAACCTGCTCGCGAGCAAGCCCTCGATCCGCTCTTTCTACGATCGGGACGGCTACTACGATTCCGACCGAATAGATCCCGCAACGGTCCGGTACGCCTGGGAGAGCGCCCACCAGCCCGGCGCGCGCTACGCGCCCGCCTCCTTCGCCGCCGGCACCCTCGATCCCGACTTCGACCTCGAGACGGAACTGGCCGCGCTCGAGACGCCGACGACGCTCGTCTGGGGCCGCGACGCCGAACTGGTCCCGCTTCGGGACGGGCGGGACCTGGCGGCGGCCGCGGATCTCGATCTGGTTGTTATCGACTACGCGACCCAACTACCCCACGCCGAACATCCGGACAAATTCGTCGAGTACCTGTCTGCGGAGCTTCCGCGGGCCGACATCGAGGACTAGGTTTCCGGGACGGTCTCGAGCGCCGGCGGCACCGACCCGCGGTCGTCGCCCATTCCGGTCGTCACGATCAGGCGCATCCCGCGGCGGACGCTCATGTCGGTTTCGTGGACCTGATCCTCGGGGAGCAAGACGAGCCGGCCGGCGGTCGGGTTCGGGCTGTTGGGTAGGAAGACGTTGTAGACGTCGCCGCCGGCTATCGCCTCGGCCTCCCGCGGTCCCTCGCCGGTGACGAGGCCGATCATGTAGACGCCCTCGCGGGGTACTCGACCAACACGACGCTCTCGTACCCGGTCTTGCGCTCGACGAGCGAGTCGGCGACCTGCCGGACGCTGCCGTAGATCGTGCTGACCAGCGGGACCACATTGACGAGTCGCCCGACGTTCCCGAACAGGTGCCGGCCGACGCTCAACTGGGCGAGAAACCCGAGGACGACGACCGCGACAGCGATCAGGACCACGGCGAACGCCTGGGCGACGACCGTCACGTTGCCGGTGTACTGGGCCAATCCCGCGGCGCGTACGAGCGGATCCACGAACTGTAAGGACCAGTTGACGAGAAACCTGAGGACGTACAGCGTGACGACCAGCGGCGCGACCAGAATGAGTCCGGCGACGAAACTCCGCCTGACGGTATCCCAGACGTTCATAGCGGCCGTGACGTCTCGCGAGTGAAATAGCCATCGGCGGGCGGCCCCGCAACGGCCGCCCCGTTCGGCGGCTTACGCTGGTCGCAGACCGATCACTCGCTCGCCGGTCGTTTCCGAAACCGAAATCTCGAGTTCGACCGTGAGGCCGGTCTCGACGTCCCCGACGTCGATCCCGACGACCTGACCGGTCAGGCTGACGGGGCCGAAGTCGACGACGGCCGTCGCGTAGGGGGCGTCCTCCTCGAAGGCCGGCGTCGGCACGTGCGTGACGGTGAACGTCCGTACCTCGCCGGTGTCCGGGAGGGCGAGTTCCTCGAGGTCGGTCGAACCGCAGTCGGGACAGACCCGGCGCGGCGGCAGGGACGTGTGATCCTCGGGGCACTCGAGGTAGTAGGCAGCGCCGTCCTCGGCGGCGTCGAGCCAGTCGTCGAAGCCGGCGTCGGCGACGGTGTCGTCGGCATCGCTCATTACTCTAGCACCTCCAGAACGTGAACGGTCGCGCTCGCGACCGTGCCACCCGCGTTGTGGGCGACGCCGGTCGTCGCGTCCGCGACGTGGTCGCTGTTCGGATGGTCGCCGGCCAGCAGGTCGGTCACTTCGGCGATCTGAGAAGCCCCCGTCGCACCGACCGGGTGGCCCTTGGCCTTCAGCCCGCCCGAGAGGTTGATCGGCGTCTCGCCGTCCGCGGTCGTCCGCCCGTCGCGGGCGGCCGTGATCCCCTCGCCGATCGGCTCGAGATCGAGCGCCTCGAGCGCCAGCACTTCGGCGATGGTAAAGCAGTCGTGGACCTCCGCGAGGTCGACGTCGCCGGCCGAGACGCCGGCGTCGGCGTAGGCTTCGTCGCCGGCTTCGCGGGCCGCGGGCGAGCGGGCGAGGTACTCGCGGTCGTGGAGCGCCATCCGGTCGCCGCCCTGTCCGGTGCCCGTGATCGCGACCGGGGCCTCGAGGTCGTGTTCCTCGGCGTAGGACTCGCTCGTGAGGACCAGCGCCGACGCGCCGTCCGAGATCGGACAGGCGTCGTAGAGCCCGAGCGGTTCCGAGACCGGCGGGGCCTCGAGCGCGTCGGAGACCTCGATCGCGCTCTGGTACTGGGCCTTCTCGTTCGAGAGGGCGTTTTCGTGGTTCTTGACCGCGATGTGGGCGAGATCCTCGTGTTCGCCGCCGAACTCGTCGAAGTAAGCCCGGGCCATCAGTGCGTACGCACCGGGGAAGGTCACCCCGGCCCGGACCTCCCAGAGGTCGTCGGCGGCGATCGCCAGCGCCTCGGTCGCGCCCGCGGTCCCGAGGTTGGTCATTCGTTCCGCACCGCCGACCAGCAGGACGTCGTCCTCGCCGGTACGGATTCGTTTGACGGCCTCGCGGACGGCAGCGCCGCTCGAGGCACACGCAGATTCGTAGCGGGTCGCGGGGGCCTGGACGCCGGCCGCTTCCGCCATCAGCGGCCCCTGATGGCCCTGATGCTCGGAGAGTTCGCCCATGAAGTTGCCGTAGAGGACGCCCTCGACGTCCTCGCGGGGAACGCCGCTGTCCTCGAAGGCCGCGATACTCGCCTCCGCGAAGAGGTCACGGCTGGTCCGTTCGGGACTGTTCCCGAACGGCGTTAGCCCTGTCCCTGCAACACGTACGTCACTCATGTACACACGCGTAGTGGACGGATCGATTAATACTCAGCGGTTACGACTGCGCGTACCAGTTCGATGATAGGTGCAGTGGGTCGATCGGTAGCACCGTTCTCCGCGACGAACGGCGTGCGCTACGAGGGACAGCTCCTGCTATTCGATGCTCGTGGAAAGGTCACAGTCAGCGACAGTAGCTGGGACGGCGCTCAGAAGTTCGGCGACCGTCTCGAGATCCGCCAGATCCACGACCTCGACGGGCGTGTGCATATAGCGGTTCGGGACGCCGACGTTCACCGACGGAATCCCCCCGCGGGAAGTATAGAAGGCATCGGCATCCGTCCCGGTGTTCGTTCCCGATGCCTGTAACTGGATATCGATATCGGCCTCGGAGGCAGTCTGCCGAACTGCATCGACGAGTCGCGGATGGTTTGCGCTTCCGCGTACGACGACCGGGCCGTCACCGAGTTCGACACCGGTTTTTTGACCCGACGGAAGATCCGGCGTGTCCGTCGCGTGAGTCACGTCGATCGCGACTACTGCATCGGGTGCGAGATCGAAGCCGACCATTTTCGCGCCCTGTAACCCGACTTCCTCTTGAACCGTAGAGACGGCATAGATCGTCGCCTCGTGGTCGCGTTCGGCTGCCCGCCGGAGGGCTTCCGCCGCGGCCCAGATACCGATGCGATTGTCCAGCCCGCGTGCTGCGATCCGTCCGTGCTCCAGTTCGGAGACCGTTTGATCGAACGTAATCGGATCGCCGCGTTCGACTAATTCCTCGGCTTCGGCCGCATCGTCGGCGCCGATATCGATATACTGCTGGTCGATATCGGTGAGCGATTCGTCTTCGTGATCACGGAGATGAATCGCCGTCTGACCGATCACTCCCGGAACTGGCCCGGCATCGGTATGGATACGGACGTGTTGGCCCTTCGAGACGGTCCGGTCCGACCCCCCGACAGGAGTCATTCGGAGTATGCCGCTTTCCTCGATATCTCGCACCATGAAGCCGATTTCGTCGCTGTGTCCAGTGAGAGCGATCGACGTCTCGTTTCCCTCCAGCACGGCGACGGCGTTTCCGTAACTGTCGGTCCGCACCTCGTCGGCAAACTCCTCGACGTACTCTACCCAGCGGCGTTGACCCGGTGTCTCGAACCCGGACGGCGTCGCTGTGGTAAGTAATTCCTCGAGGAACCGACGGCGTTGTTGCTCCATGCACCGACATGCGGTCCGATCGGTGAAAAATTCGACTATGATCCCACGGACACCCCGTCGCGACAGTCGTGGCGATCGCAGGCCCGAACCGACGTTCCACCGCCGCCGGACGGAACGCATTTCAAGCCACCTTGGTATGTCTCCCGTAACTGACGCTCATGGACGCTTCCGACCTCCCCGATCCCGAGGGCATCTCCCCGCTGGCGTGGCGGCTCCTCCGCGTCGCGGCCGGATACGAACAGCGGGCGGTCGAACGGGAGATAGACGATCTCATGCAGGCACACCTCTCGATGCTCGAGAGCGGGAGTCGATCGCTCTCTCGAGCGCGCCGGAAGACGCTGCTGGAACTCTACGGCGCGGAACTCACCGCCGAGCAGGTGCGGGCGATCGTCGATCATTTCTAGGGACGCTCGCGAATAGAAGCGCTTAAGAATCGTAATGATAATTCCTGTGTGTATCAATGATACACCGACTCTTGGGTGGTTTAAACCGCCGGATATCCCTATTCGCCCTCGCGGGGATCGGAACGGTAGCAATCGCGGCCGCGCCGTCGCCGTCGGGACTCTCGATGACGGGCCAGTACGCGCTCGCGACCATGTTCTTCGCCGGGTTCCTCTGGGTCACCGGCGCGCTCCCGCTCGCGGTCACCGCGCTGACGATCCCCGTCTTGCTCACGGGGACCGGCGTCTACGACTCGATGGACGCGGCGCTCGTCGGGTTCGC containing:
- the meaB gene encoding methylmalonyl Co-A mutase-associated GTPase MeaB; this translates as MSMDADDRSLLEDLLAGEHRALARVISKIENRAPGYRDLVSELYAHTGNADVIGITGSPGAGKSTLVDKLAETYRDRGETVGVIAIDPSSPFTGGAVLGDRIRMASTVGDMDVFVRSMSARGTLGGLSTATADAVKAMDAFGKDKIIIETVGAGQNEIDIVRTADTVAVLVPPGSGDDIQTLKAGILEIGDVFVVNKADRDGADRTVQELRDMVQLGDESGFDGGGGHHSQEIIDAHDDWDGESADADETDEGWTPPIVETVAIHGTGVDAFIDELAAHRHYLVDSGEHAEQVRTRYAEEIRTLLREDVHTMLEDELAAAGGIDDLAEAVRQGETDPYSIATDVLEPVEACLENLETDTRE
- a CDS encoding alpha/beta fold hydrolase codes for the protein MKARTVLGAALGTVGGAVLGNRLLKRRAGDLETPLVGIERTYRWRGIETQYTVAGDPNDPDMLLLHGVYAGASSHEFESLVDRLAENYHVYAVDLPGFGRSERPPLVYSATLYAEFVRDFASEVTDAPIVVASSLSGTFAVEAADETDFECLVLICPTGETADERPWVRTLLRTPIVGTTLYNLLASKPSIRSFYDRDGYYDSDRIDPATVRYAWESAHQPGARYAPASFAAGTLDPDFDLETELAALETPTTLVWGRDAELVPLRDGRDLAAAADLDLVVIDYATQLPHAEHPDKFVEYLSAELPRADIED
- a CDS encoding Zn-ribbon domain-containing OB-fold protein, with translation MSDADDTVADAGFDDWLDAAEDGAAYYLECPEDHTSLPPRRVCPDCGSTDLEELALPDTGEVRTFTVTHVPTPAFEEDAPYATAVVDFGPVSLTGQVVGIDVGDVETGLTVELEISVSETTGERVIGLRPA
- a CDS encoding thiolase C-terminal domain-containing protein; amino-acid sequence: MSDVRVAGTGLTPFGNSPERTSRDLFAEASIAAFEDSGVPREDVEGVLYGNFMGELSEHQGHQGPLMAEAAGVQAPATRYESACASSGAAVREAVKRIRTGEDDVLLVGGAERMTNLGTAGATEALAIAADDLWEVRAGVTFPGAYALMARAYFDEFGGEHEDLAHIAVKNHENALSNEKAQYQSAIEVSDALEAPPVSEPLGLYDACPISDGASALVLTSESYAEEHDLEAPVAITGTGQGGDRMALHDREYLARSPAAREAGDEAYADAGVSAGDVDLAEVHDCFTIAEVLALEALDLEPIGEGITAARDGRTTADGETPINLSGGLKAKGHPVGATGASQIAEVTDLLAGDHPNSDHVADATTGVAHNAGGTVASATVHVLEVLE
- a CDS encoding M20/M25/M40 family metallo-hydrolase produces the protein MEQQRRRFLEELLTTATPSGFETPGQRRWVEYVEEFADEVRTDSYGNAVAVLEGNETSIALTGHSDEIGFMVRDIEESGILRMTPVGGSDRTVSKGQHVRIHTDAGPVPGVIGQTAIHLRDHEDESLTDIDQQYIDIGADDAAEAEELVERGDPITFDQTVSELEHGRIAARGLDNRIGIWAAAEALRRAAERDHEATIYAVSTVQEEVGLQGAKMVGFDLAPDAVVAIDVTHATDTPDLPSGQKTGVELGDGPVVVRGSANHPRLVDAVRQTASEADIDIQLQASGTNTGTDADAFYTSRGGIPSVNVGVPNRYMHTPVEVVDLADLETVAELLSAVPATVADCDLSTSIE